The Flavobacterium sp. 123 genome contains a region encoding:
- a CDS encoding Asp-tRNA(Asn)/Glu-tRNA(Gln) amidotransferase subunit GatC, whose amino-acid sequence MSKIMTVDILSSIKGAQPSESVNKLFDVIKNAIPSNNNNAANNVNHNCVSVNDLREDVVIESSAMEKQLILENFPNKKNGFLVVAKVIEG is encoded by the coding sequence ATGAGTAAAATAATGACAGTCGACATTTTGTCGAGTATTAAAGGAGCACAACCCTCTGAGAGCGTGAACAAATTATTTGATGTAATTAAAAATGCAATCCCATCAAATAATAATAATGCTGCAAATAATGTCAATCATAATTGTGTGTCAGTAAATGATTTAAGAGAAGATGTTGTGATAGAAAGTTCGGCTATGGAGAAACAACTTATTTTAGAAAATTTCCCGAACAAAAAAAATGGTTTTTTAGTCGTTGCTAAAGTTATAGAAGGATAA
- a CDS encoding TonB-dependent receptor, whose amino-acid sequence MKINFQNRIAISVLLIVFQFSLAQKKQENIGTEVVNVVKPYTPTISDAFKVKETPSLDDEETSKKEMIKYSIFPFPVASTFTPSKGNAEGVDKEEQGHLFKNYATFGGGNYGTLNAELFVTEDLNSTEYVAGKFRHLSSQGGIKDVELENAFFDTSIDVAYGSNDKDMSWSFDLGYQNQIYNWYGLPTNFASGFSAEDRAVFMAGIKPQQSYNTISVGGKIGFDESLFNDASIKFNHFSDAYGSSENRFYVKPSFQLDVMDQKVLVKAVVDYLGGSFKKNYLNTNTEPIKYGFSNFGIVPSFVITENDWTLNIGAGVFYSMDSKNNDSKFLIYPQINASYKVVSDLMIFYAGAEGDLKQNTYLDFVAENPFVSPTLYITPTDKQYDVFAGLKGKLADNVSYNMRASYINERNKALFKSNDYTVNSANEDYAFGNSLQVVYDDMKTLSFFGELKADVSENVTFGINGTFNNYTNKVQSEAWNLPKIKLSSTLNYTISPKWFVGTDVFYVGERKDQKINMDIINIIAPNYVPVTLKSYFDVNAHVGFKYSDQLTTYLRANNITNQAYERSLNYPVQGFQIVIGANYKFDF is encoded by the coding sequence ATGAAAATCAATTTCCAAAATAGAATAGCTATTTCAGTATTATTAATCGTTTTCCAATTTTCTTTGGCTCAAAAAAAACAAGAAAATATAGGAACCGAAGTAGTGAATGTGGTAAAGCCTTATACGCCGACTATTTCGGACGCATTTAAAGTAAAAGAAACGCCATCACTTGATGATGAAGAAACCTCAAAGAAAGAAATGATAAAATACTCGATTTTTCCATTTCCAGTAGCCTCAACTTTTACGCCATCAAAAGGCAATGCAGAAGGTGTTGATAAAGAAGAACAAGGGCATTTGTTTAAGAATTATGCTACATTTGGAGGAGGAAATTATGGAACTTTGAATGCAGAATTATTTGTTACCGAGGATTTAAATAGTACTGAATATGTTGCAGGGAAGTTTCGTCATTTATCTTCACAAGGCGGAATTAAAGATGTTGAATTAGAAAATGCGTTTTTTGACACTTCGATTGATGTGGCTTATGGCTCAAATGATAAGGATATGTCGTGGAGTTTTGATTTAGGTTATCAAAACCAAATTTATAATTGGTATGGCTTACCTACTAATTTTGCAAGTGGATTTTCAGCGGAGGATAGAGCTGTTTTCATGGCTGGAATTAAGCCGCAGCAATCGTATAATACGATTTCTGTTGGAGGTAAAATTGGTTTTGACGAGAGTCTTTTCAACGACGCAAGTATAAAATTCAATCATTTTTCAGATGCATATGGTTCTTCAGAAAACAGGTTTTATGTAAAACCCTCTTTTCAATTGGATGTAATGGACCAAAAGGTACTAGTGAAAGCAGTTGTAGATTATTTAGGAGGAAGTTTCAAAAAAAATTATTTGAATACCAATACGGAACCTATAAAATATGGGTTTTCTAATTTTGGAATCGTACCAAGCTTTGTAATCACAGAAAATGATTGGACTTTGAACATTGGAGCTGGTGTATTTTATAGTATGGATTCGAAAAATAATGACAGTAAGTTTTTGATTTATCCGCAAATTAATGCTTCCTATAAAGTAGTTAGCGATTTGATGATTTTTTATGCAGGTGCCGAAGGAGATTTAAAGCAAAATACCTACTTAGATTTTGTTGCTGAAAATCCGTTTGTTTCACCAACTTTATACATCACTCCTACAGATAAACAATATGATGTTTTTGCAGGTTTAAAAGGAAAGTTAGCGGATAATGTGAGTTACAATATGAGAGCGTCTTATATCAATGAAAGAAATAAAGCTTTGTTTAAAAGCAATGATTATACGGTAAATAGTGCTAACGAAGATTATGCTTTTGGGAACTCTTTACAAGTAGTTTATGATGATATGAAAACGCTTAGTTTTTTTGGAGAATTAAAAGCAGATGTGTCCGAAAATGTGACTTTTGGAATTAACGGAACTTTTAATAATTATACCAATAAGGTGCAAAGTGAAGCATGGAATTTGCCTAAAATTAAATTGAGTTCAACTCTTAATTATACGATAAGTCCAAAATGGTTTGTAGGAACAGATGTTTTTTATGTGGGAGAACGAAAAGATCAAAAAATAAACATGGATATTATTAATATAATCGCTCCAAATTACGTTCCTGTTACTTTAAAATCTTATTTTGATGTTAATGCGCATGTTGGATTCAAATATAGTGACCAACTAACAACTTATTTAAGAGCAAATAATATAACAAATCAAGCCTATGAAAGATCTTTGAATTATCCGGTTCAGGGATTTCAAATAGTTATAGGTGCGAATTATAAATTTGATTTTTAA
- a CDS encoding PhzF family phenazine biosynthesis protein: MNIPFYIVDVFAEKKYEGNQLAVFLDAEVLSTEQMQKIATEINFAESTFITRYNTETKEADIRIFTPEYEMQFAGHPIIGTSWVLMNKIFQDQPQNILLTVPIGQIPINQSGDLVWLQAAQPQFFDVFSAEDFLSFTNLSVSDFDSQFPIQEVSTGSAFVIVPLQNIKALEHLILDHVKMNEWLSSHCKTKFRAIYFYCLEEGKLHSRMLYIENNQLKEDAATGSASTCLQAFLLKYYSSEIQMVNHQGDFIGRPSQLYFEGKLVENHFDIKIGGETQFVAKGEWEI, from the coding sequence ATGAATATACCTTTTTACATAGTTGATGTTTTTGCCGAGAAAAAATATGAGGGCAATCAACTGGCTGTTTTCTTAGATGCAGAGGTCTTAAGTACTGAACAAATGCAGAAAATAGCAACTGAAATCAACTTTGCAGAAAGCACCTTTATAACTAGATACAATACAGAAACTAAAGAAGCAGATATTAGAATTTTCACACCCGAATATGAAATGCAGTTTGCTGGGCATCCTATTATAGGTACTTCTTGGGTTTTGATGAATAAAATATTTCAAGATCAGCCACAAAATATTCTTCTGACAGTTCCAATTGGGCAAATTCCAATTAATCAATCGGGAGATTTAGTTTGGTTACAAGCAGCTCAACCTCAGTTTTTCGATGTTTTTTCAGCAGAAGATTTTCTATCTTTTACTAATTTGAGTGTTTCAGATTTTGACAGTCAATTTCCTATTCAAGAAGTGAGTACGGGAAGTGCCTTTGTAATTGTTCCTCTTCAAAATATAAAAGCACTTGAACACTTAATTCTGGATCATGTTAAAATGAATGAATGGTTGTCTAGTCATTGTAAAACAAAATTTAGAGCTATTTACTTTTATTGTTTGGAAGAAGGAAAACTGCATAGCAGAATGTTGTATATTGAGAATAATCAACTTAAGGAAGATGCTGCAACTGGAAGTGCAAGTACCTGTTTACAGGCTTTTCTATTAAAATATTATTCAAGTGAAATCCAAATGGTAAATCATCAGGGGGATTTTATAGGGAGACCTTCACAGCTTTATTTTGAAGGTAAATTAGTTGAAAACCATTTTGATATAAAAATTGGAGGAGAAACGCAATTCGTTGCAAAAGGCGAATGGGAAATATAA
- a CDS encoding tetratricopeptide repeat protein codes for MHKFSGFLFFLFFIVIAPVSAQKSTIYTHDLKDFESALSLYNAAQYASAKTIFDDVKATATTEDLKSDCAYYAASCAIFMNQSNGNELMERFVSDYPTSVKQNQAYIAIAHYYFNQGSYPQSLEWFDKVDESNLSRSDRDTFNFQKGYSFFNSKNKKEATTYFNKVIDSEEYGSQAKYYLGFMAYEGDDYKAATKYFDAVSGEEKYKEKLSYYQADMNFKLGNFQKAIDLGKKAMAKSTPAEISELNKIIGESYFNLKAYNEAIPYLVAYNGKNRKWNNTDFYQLGYAYYQQNDYENAISQFNKIIGGKDFVAQNGYYHLGQSYLKLNKKQEALNAFKNASEMSFDASLEEEASLNYAKLSYEIGNSYQSVPVVLMNFIEKYPNNPNNSELERLLIDSYISSKNYKEALLLLEKNRKPENKLAYQKVLFYTGLELYTDNDYQEALKMFAKSIAEQQDNGITARATFWKAEAEYVLDDFKSALSSYKQFMALGNAASTPEYKNSNYNIAYAYFKLKDYNQAGNYFQAQIEKGSSEKVRLNDAYLRLADCRFVTSKYWPAMDAYSKVIELKSVDSDYAYYQKAICYGFISKNDKKTEELNSFLQVYPKSEYRDDALYELGNTYVASGKSDLATKTYDRLNAEFKNGSFTSKAILRQGLIYYNSDRDELALQKFKKVAADFPKTEEALEAVATARLIYVDNGKVDEYASWVRTLDFVAVTDAELDNDTYEAAEKQFQQSNSKQAIVGFRGYIAAFPKGIHALQANFYLAQLYFSEGSEDKSIPNYEYVIAEPRSEFTEQSLSRLAQIFLKANEFDKAIPVLSRLENEADLPQNKTFAQSNLMKCYYEKKDYSNSVIYADKVLANPKVDNTVKSDAQIIVARAAIQTGDESKARTAYAKLLGIAKGELAAETLYYDAYFKNKDSKFEESNVTVQKLAKDYSGYKYFGAKGLILMAKNFYGLKDSYQATYILDNVIQNFKDFPEVVAEAQKELDAIKAEESKTNSSIDN; via the coding sequence ATGCATAAATTTTCAGGGTTTTTATTTTTCCTTTTTTTTATTGTAATTGCTCCTGTATCGGCGCAAAAATCAACCATTTATACCCATGATTTAAAAGACTTTGAGAGTGCTCTTTCTTTATACAATGCCGCACAATATGCGTCTGCCAAAACTATTTTTGACGATGTAAAAGCGACTGCAACAACCGAAGATTTAAAATCAGATTGTGCTTATTATGCCGCTAGTTGCGCCATTTTTATGAACCAATCAAATGGTAATGAATTGATGGAACGGTTTGTTTCGGATTATCCTACGAGTGTAAAACAAAATCAAGCCTACATTGCAATTGCCCATTATTATTTTAATCAAGGCAGCTATCCTCAGTCTTTAGAATGGTTTGATAAAGTTGACGAAAGTAATTTGAGTAGAAGCGATCGCGATACGTTTAATTTCCAAAAAGGCTATAGTTTTTTTAATTCTAAAAATAAAAAAGAAGCTACAACCTACTTTAATAAAGTAATCGATTCAGAGGAATATGGTTCTCAAGCTAAATATTACCTCGGTTTTATGGCTTATGAAGGAGATGATTACAAAGCAGCAACCAAGTATTTTGATGCTGTTTCTGGTGAAGAAAAATACAAAGAGAAACTTTCGTATTATCAAGCGGATATGAATTTTAAGCTTGGAAATTTCCAAAAGGCAATTGATTTAGGTAAAAAAGCGATGGCTAAATCAACTCCTGCTGAAATATCTGAATTGAATAAAATCATTGGCGAAAGCTATTTTAATTTAAAAGCATATAACGAAGCAATTCCTTATCTAGTGGCCTATAATGGTAAAAACAGAAAATGGAATAATACCGATTTTTACCAATTGGGATATGCTTATTATCAGCAAAATGATTATGAAAATGCAATTTCGCAATTCAATAAAATCATTGGAGGGAAAGATTTTGTAGCGCAAAATGGGTATTATCATTTAGGTCAAAGCTATTTGAAATTAAATAAAAAACAAGAAGCTTTGAATGCGTTCAAAAATGCATCTGAAATGAGTTTTGATGCTTCTTTAGAAGAAGAAGCGAGTTTGAATTATGCTAAATTGAGTTATGAAATAGGGAATTCGTATCAAAGTGTCCCTGTTGTTTTAATGAATTTTATTGAAAAATATCCTAATAACCCAAACAATTCTGAATTAGAAAGGCTTCTGATTGATTCTTATATTTCATCAAAAAACTATAAAGAAGCTTTACTTTTATTAGAGAAAAACAGAAAGCCAGAGAATAAGTTAGCGTATCAAAAAGTGTTATTTTATACCGGATTAGAGTTGTATACGGATAATGATTATCAAGAAGCTTTAAAGATGTTTGCCAAGTCAATTGCAGAACAACAAGATAATGGTATTACGGCAAGAGCAACTTTCTGGAAGGCAGAAGCCGAATATGTTTTGGATGATTTCAAAAGCGCTTTATCAAGCTACAAACAGTTTATGGCTCTAGGAAATGCAGCTTCAACTCCTGAATATAAAAACAGTAATTACAATATTGCATACGCCTATTTTAAACTGAAAGATTACAATCAAGCGGGCAATTATTTTCAAGCACAGATTGAAAAAGGGAGTTCGGAAAAAGTTCGATTGAATGATGCCTATTTGCGATTGGCGGATTGTCGTTTCGTAACATCAAAATATTGGCCTGCTATGGACGCTTATAGCAAAGTAATTGAATTGAAGAGCGTTGATTCAGATTATGCCTATTACCAAAAAGCGATTTGTTATGGTTTTATTTCTAAAAATGATAAAAAAACGGAAGAACTTAACTCGTTTTTGCAAGTATATCCAAAATCAGAATACCGTGATGACGCACTTTACGAACTAGGAAATACCTATGTTGCTTCAGGTAAATCAGATCTTGCTACAAAAACGTATGACCGATTGAATGCAGAGTTTAAAAATGGTTCTTTTACATCCAAAGCAATTTTAAGACAAGGCTTGATTTATTATAATTCAGATAGAGATGAATTGGCTTTGCAAAAATTCAAGAAAGTTGCTGCTGATTTCCCTAAAACCGAAGAAGCTCTAGAAGCCGTTGCAACTGCTAGATTAATCTATGTTGATAATGGGAAAGTTGATGAATATGCATCTTGGGTTAGAACATTAGATTTTGTTGCAGTTACGGATGCAGAATTGGATAATGATACTTATGAAGCAGCTGAAAAACAATTTCAACAAAGCAATTCTAAACAAGCAATAGTTGGTTTTAGAGGATATATCGCAGCTTTTCCAAAAGGAATTCACGCATTACAAGCTAATTTTTATTTGGCACAATTGTATTTTTCAGAAGGATCAGAAGACAAATCAATTCCTAATTACGAATATGTAATTGCCGAGCCGCGTTCTGAATTTACAGAACAATCACTATCTAGATTGGCTCAGATTTTCTTGAAAGCAAATGAATTTGACAAAGCTATTCCAGTATTATCTCGTTTAGAGAATGAAGCTGATTTGCCACAAAACAAAACATTTGCTCAGTCTAATTTGATGAAATGTTACTATGAGAAAAAGGATTATTCGAATTCAGTAATTTATGCTGACAAGGTTCTAGCAAATCCTAAAGTAGATAATACGGTTAAAAGTGATGCTCAAATTATTGTAGCAAGAGCAGCAATACAAACGGGTGACGAAAGTAAAGCTAGAACTGCTTACGCAAAATTACTTGGGATAGCCAAAGGTGAATTAGCAGCTGAAACATTATATTATGATGCATATTTCAAAAATAAAGATTCAAAATTTGAGGAATCGAATGTTACGGTGCAAAAATTAGCAAAGGATTATTCGGGATATAAATATTTTGGAGCCAAAGGTTTAATTCTTATGGCAAAAAACTTTTATGGATTGAAAGACAGTTACCAAGCTACCTATATATTAGATAATGTTATACAAAATTTCAAAGATTTTCCAGAAGTAGTTGCTGAAGCTCAAAAAGAATTAGATGCTATTAAAGCAGAAGAGTCTAAAACAAATTCTTCAATAGATAATTAG
- a CDS encoding cell division ATP-binding protein FtsE, translating into MSQPILSLKNVAIYQEGKTILSSVNLDVHRGEFIYIIGKTGSGKSSLMKTLYADLPLTEGEGHVVDFDLATLKEDDIPFLRRKIGIVFQDFKLLPDRSIKDNMLFVLKATGWIDNNEMERKIEEVLDKVGMKEFANKMPHQLSGGEQQRVAIARALLNDPELILADEPTGNLDPQTSTEVLDVLRKINANGKTILMATHDYALLMKFPSKTLKCEDERIFEVVQKTA; encoded by the coding sequence ATGTCACAACCCATATTGTCTTTAAAAAACGTTGCTATTTATCAAGAAGGAAAAACCATTTTATCTAGTGTGAACTTAGACGTACATCGTGGTGAGTTTATTTACATCATTGGAAAAACAGGTTCTGGTAAAAGTAGTTTAATGAAAACTTTATATGCAGATTTACCATTAACTGAAGGCGAAGGACATGTAGTTGACTTTGATTTAGCCACTTTAAAAGAAGATGACATTCCGTTTTTAAGACGAAAAATCGGGATTGTTTTTCAAGATTTCAAATTACTTCCGGATCGTTCTATAAAAGATAATATGTTGTTTGTTTTGAAGGCTACAGGCTGGATTGACAACAATGAAATGGAACGAAAAATAGAAGAAGTTTTAGACAAAGTTGGTATGAAAGAATTTGCAAATAAAATGCCTCACCAACTCTCTGGCGGAGAACAACAACGTGTTGCTATTGCAAGAGCTTTATTAAATGATCCTGAACTTATTCTTGCTGATGAACCAACTGGAAATCTTGACCCACAAACCAGCACTGAAGTTCTTGATGTATTGCGAAAAATTAATGCCAATGGAAAAACAATTCTTATGGCTACGCATGACTACGCGCTATTGATGAAATTTCCTTCTAAAACATTGAAATGTGAGGATGAACGAATTTTTGAAGTAGTTCAGAAAACAGCCTAA
- a CDS encoding glycosyltransferase: MISILVPIFNYNAYPLVFELQKQCTKCNINFEILCQDDASKSPLNKFNEAINALPNCSFVSLNENLAHRENRNSLAEKAIYDYLLFIDGDSIIIDNNYIQKYINTIPHFDVVYGGRRHPEKYPSSQQKLRWKYGKFIEDKSAKLRKKAPFKSLLFNNTLIRKVCFDKVKFDKTTKKYGHDDTQLSYELSLSPIKLLHINNPVEHGDIDSNSAYLNKTKESLENLMSLYEEQKISTEFIRLISLYHFLIQTKSRLIIAKLYALFKGLIYRNLTGKNPNLLIFNIFRIGYLCSLKSKKV, encoded by the coding sequence ATGATTTCAATACTTGTTCCAATTTTCAATTACAATGCCTATCCGCTTGTATTTGAATTGCAGAAACAATGTACCAAATGCAATATAAATTTTGAGATTTTATGCCAGGATGACGCCTCAAAATCTCCTTTAAATAAATTTAATGAGGCTATAAATGCACTCCCAAATTGCAGTTTTGTTTCTTTAAATGAAAACCTAGCTCATCGAGAAAACAGAAACTCGCTTGCTGAAAAAGCCATATACGATTATTTGCTTTTTATAGATGGTGACTCTATTATAATTGACAACAATTATATCCAAAAATACATCAATACCATTCCTCATTTTGATGTTGTTTACGGCGGCAGAAGACATCCTGAAAAATATCCTTCTTCACAACAAAAACTAAGATGGAAATATGGTAAATTTATTGAAGATAAATCTGCTAAGCTTAGAAAAAAAGCCCCATTCAAATCGCTTCTTTTCAACAATACTCTGATTAGAAAAGTCTGTTTTGACAAAGTAAAATTTGATAAGACTACAAAAAAATATGGTCATGATGACACTCAACTTTCCTATGAATTAAGCCTATCGCCTATTAAGTTACTCCACATAAACAATCCTGTAGAACATGGAGATATTGATTCTAATTCAGCTTATTTGAACAAAACCAAAGAATCGCTTGAGAATTTAATGTCTTTGTATGAAGAACAAAAAATAAGCACGGAATTTATACGTTTAATTAGCTTATATCATTTTTTAATACAAACTAAATCAAGGCTAATTATTGCAAAATTATATGCTCTTTTTAAAGGACTTATTTATCGAAATCTAACCGGTAAAAATCCCAATTTATTAATTTTCAATATCTTTAGAATTGGATATTTGTGTTCATTAAAATCAAAAAAAGTATAA
- a CDS encoding glycosyltransferase family 4 protein, with product MKLLYIVPSINDAGGVARVLSTKTNYLIEKWGYEIHILTQNKGNSSLFYFFNPKIVLHDMILDGNKMNYLLNYKNELQKHCKQINPDVIIVADNGLKAYLVPFFLDKKTPLVFESHGSKFIAEQKQSEHVWSKLKMKFKLFIKEFGAKKYTHFVALSDESLKEWRITNGVVITNPLYDFPKKLSDQSSKKVIAVGRHAYEKGFDNLLKIWKKVVEDYPDWVLEIYGKSDEKFELKELAENLNLTENIVFHEPVQNINEKYSEASFYLMTSRFEGFGMVLIEAMAAGLPCVAYDCPCGPRNIIDSEKNGFLIQNNNDKDYINAVKTLIEDKELRIRMGETAKSVISEYNLDEIMQSWNQFFREIKNN from the coding sequence GTGAAATTACTTTATATAGTTCCCAGTATAAATGATGCAGGCGGAGTGGCGAGAGTTCTTTCTACTAAAACTAATTATCTTATTGAAAAATGGGGTTATGAGATTCATATTTTAACCCAAAATAAAGGAAACTCATCCTTGTTTTATTTTTTCAATCCTAAAATTGTATTGCACGATATGATTTTGGATGGGAATAAAATGAACTATCTTTTGAATTATAAAAATGAACTTCAAAAGCATTGTAAGCAAATAAATCCAGATGTAATTATTGTTGCTGATAATGGGTTAAAAGCATATTTGGTTCCTTTTTTTTTAGATAAAAAGACACCCCTTGTTTTTGAAAGTCATGGTTCTAAATTTATAGCAGAGCAAAAGCAAAGTGAGCATGTTTGGTCTAAATTAAAAATGAAGTTCAAACTATTTATAAAAGAATTTGGAGCCAAAAAATATACTCATTTTGTAGCCTTGTCTGATGAAAGTTTAAAAGAGTGGCGTATAACTAATGGAGTAGTAATTACAAATCCGTTATATGATTTTCCAAAGAAATTAAGTGATCAATCCAGCAAAAAAGTCATAGCTGTTGGACGCCATGCTTATGAAAAGGGATTTGATAATTTGCTTAAAATTTGGAAAAAAGTAGTAGAGGATTATCCAGATTGGGTATTAGAAATCTATGGCAAATCCGATGAAAAATTTGAGTTGAAAGAATTAGCTGAAAATCTAAATCTGACTGAAAATATTGTTTTCCATGAGCCTGTACAGAATATTAATGAGAAATATTCAGAAGCTTCTTTTTATTTAATGACATCTAGATTTGAAGGTTTTGGTATGGTGTTAATTGAAGCAATGGCAGCTGGTTTGCCCTGTGTTGCTTATGATTGTCCGTGTGGCCCAAGAAATATTATTGATAGTGAAAAGAATGGATTTTTGATTCAGAACAATAATGATAAGGATTACATAAATGCTGTCAAAACTTTGATTGAAGATAAAGAACTGCGAATTCGCATGGGAGAAACTGCAAAATCTGTCATATCAGAGTATAATCTAGATGAAATTATGCAAAGTTGGAATCAGTTTTTTAGGGAAATAAAAAACAATTAG
- a CDS encoding FdtA/QdtA family cupin domain-containing protein: protein MKTTLSEIQLIKIPVVEDFRGNLGFVQNGFLPFDFKRVYYLFDVPSNSFRGGHSHINQQETLIALSGSFEVVLHDGFEKKSFLLNKPNVGLYIPTGIWRELQNFSSGSVCLVLAQDVFDEADYIRDFDEFLKSKK, encoded by the coding sequence ATGAAAACAACACTTAGTGAAATTCAATTGATAAAAATTCCTGTTGTGGAAGACTTTAGAGGTAATTTAGGGTTTGTCCAAAATGGGTTTTTGCCATTTGATTTTAAACGGGTATATTATCTTTTTGATGTGCCCAGTAATTCCTTTAGAGGCGGGCATTCTCATATTAATCAGCAAGAAACGTTGATTGCGTTAAGCGGGAGTTTTGAAGTTGTGCTTCACGATGGATTCGAAAAAAAATCATTTCTTTTGAATAAACCAAATGTCGGATTGTATATTCCAACAGGGATTTGGCGCGAACTCCAAAATTTTTCTTCGGGTTCTGTTTGTTTGGTTTTGGCTCAAGATGTTTTTGATGAAGCTGATTATATCAGGGATTTTGATGAATTTTTGAAATCGAAAAAGTGA
- a CDS encoding glycosyltransferase family 2 protein translates to MDTAFKKEDLEIVLATMNRNSLDFLIPMFPFSDFSNFSILIVNQTQENNLLISEFPSVRVINLFEKGLSKSRNLGLKNAQGKVLLIADDDVVFKNDFDSIIIDTYNKFPSATCICFYAEKPDGTLFKSSLSKTKEKISQLELFNILSIEMTFNSEMLAKLELQFDENFGLGSRFKMGEEAIFLSDVKSKNQQLIIEPQVVVVHPPVSTDDTISFEERYYIQGAFFKRVKNINYYLGLFLKVFFDLKQNKIKMSQVFGAIKNANRGKNDFLNY, encoded by the coding sequence TTGGATACAGCATTCAAAAAAGAAGATCTGGAAATAGTATTGGCTACAATGAACAGGAATTCTCTAGATTTTTTGATTCCAATGTTTCCCTTTTCTGATTTTTCTAATTTTTCGATACTAATTGTTAATCAAACTCAAGAAAACAATCTTTTAATTTCAGAATTTCCGTCTGTTAGAGTGATAAATTTATTTGAAAAAGGGTTGTCAAAAAGTAGAAATTTAGGATTAAAAAACGCTCAAGGAAAAGTCCTTTTGATTGCAGATGATGATGTTGTTTTTAAAAATGATTTTGATTCTATTATAATTGATACATACAATAAATTTCCCTCCGCAACTTGCATATGTTTTTATGCCGAAAAACCAGACGGAACATTATTTAAAAGCAGTTTATCAAAGACAAAAGAAAAGATAAGTCAGCTAGAACTTTTTAATATTTTGTCAATTGAAATGACTTTTAATAGCGAGATGTTAGCAAAATTAGAGCTTCAGTTTGATGAAAATTTTGGATTAGGAAGTCGGTTTAAAATGGGTGAAGAAGCTATTTTCTTGTCCGATGTCAAAAGTAAAAACCAACAATTAATTATTGAACCACAGGTTGTAGTAGTCCATCCTCCTGTCTCAACAGACGATACCATAAGTTTTGAGGAAAGATATTATATTCAGGGAGCATTTTTTAAAAGAGTTAAGAACATCAATTATTATTTAGGATTATTTTTGAAAGTGTTTTTTGATCTTAAACAGAATAAGATTAAAATGAGTCAGGTTTTTGGTGCAATTAAAAATGCGAATAGAGGTAAAAATGATTTTTTAAATTATTAA